One Nitrospira sp. DNA window includes the following coding sequences:
- a CDS encoding Hydrogenase-4 component B — MATLLTVLLVCYLLGGLAPLCIPGRPDLQNLLAHGCAAAGGVVGLALGVIGLLAADPLTVSLSSNIPYLIFALRLDPLAAFFVLTISLVGLAASIYALGYMAEFTGRLSLAAIGSLLNGFLLSMTLVVLADNGFFFLILWEMMSLLSYALVVTEYEQPGVREAGLFYLIMTHVGTAFIILTFLILFQETGSFSFEGFRHPGQRLPEGLRSLAFFTALIGFGAKAGIVPLHVWLPYAHPAAPSHVSALMSGVMIKTAVYALIRVYFDFLGGQFPWWWGFTILVVGSVSALLGVMYALMEHDLKSLLAFHSVENIGIILLGIGAGMIFHTYGLHELAALGLLAGLYHTINHAAFKALLFMGAGSILFATHTRNIEEYGGLLRRMPWTGACFLIGAWSIAALPPTNGFVSEWLVFQTLFLSFQLPTLLLKLMLPIVAAMLALTGALALACFAKAFGMSFLAQPRSTHARHAREVPLSMRIGMGLLAGTCVLLGLAPMLVVPLLDRITGPLTGVAIGAKVLALDGWVVAPVTVEFSSISMPVLAALLVGSGALGLLLARMIGKPLRIRYYKTWGCGLNLTPRMEYTATGFVQPIKRVFGTIYRPTVKLETEFLEQSKYFIKHQRFEFHIEPLFEKYLYKPVVAFLLAMADRLRIIQAGSLHLYLAYIFVTLVLLLLWAV, encoded by the coding sequence ATGGCCACCCTTTTGACCGTTCTTCTAGTCTGTTACCTCCTCGGAGGGCTCGCGCCCTTGTGCATACCGGGGCGTCCCGACCTGCAGAATCTTCTGGCCCATGGTTGCGCCGCTGCAGGGGGAGTCGTCGGACTGGCCCTGGGCGTCATTGGACTCCTCGCAGCCGATCCCCTGACCGTTTCGCTTTCCTCCAACATTCCCTATCTGATCTTTGCGCTTCGCCTGGATCCGCTGGCGGCCTTCTTCGTCCTGACCATCTCGCTGGTCGGTCTGGCCGCTTCGATCTATGCGCTCGGTTACATGGCTGAGTTCACCGGCCGGTTGTCGCTCGCGGCGATCGGCTCCCTCCTGAACGGATTTTTGCTCTCCATGACCCTGGTGGTCCTTGCCGACAACGGATTCTTCTTTCTGATCCTGTGGGAGATGATGTCTCTGCTCTCCTATGCCTTGGTGGTGACGGAGTACGAACAGCCCGGCGTGCGCGAAGCGGGATTGTTTTATCTGATCATGACGCATGTCGGGACGGCGTTCATCATCCTGACGTTTTTGATCCTGTTCCAGGAAACCGGTTCCTTCTCCTTCGAGGGCTTCCGTCATCCTGGCCAACGGCTGCCCGAAGGCCTGCGATCGCTCGCCTTCTTCACGGCGTTGATTGGATTCGGGGCCAAGGCCGGTATCGTCCCCCTCCATGTGTGGCTGCCCTATGCGCACCCGGCCGCCCCGTCACACGTATCGGCCTTGATGTCGGGCGTCATGATCAAGACCGCGGTCTATGCGCTCATCCGGGTCTATTTTGATTTCCTCGGAGGGCAGTTCCCCTGGTGGTGGGGCTTCACGATTCTGGTGGTCGGGTCGGTGTCGGCGCTCCTGGGCGTCATGTACGCGCTCATGGAGCATGACTTGAAGAGCCTCCTCGCATTTCACAGCGTGGAAAACATCGGGATCATTCTCTTGGGGATCGGCGCTGGGATGATCTTCCACACCTACGGCCTGCACGAACTCGCCGCACTCGGATTGCTGGCCGGTCTTTACCACACCATCAATCACGCGGCGTTCAAGGCACTGCTCTTCATGGGAGCCGGGTCGATTCTCTTCGCCACCCACACGAGAAATATCGAGGAGTATGGAGGGTTGCTCCGGCGCATGCCCTGGACCGGTGCCTGTTTCCTGATCGGTGCCTGGTCCATCGCCGCGCTTCCGCCCACCAATGGATTCGTCAGCGAGTGGCTGGTGTTTCAAACTCTGTTTCTCAGCTTCCAGCTGCCCACCTTGCTTCTCAAGCTGATGTTGCCGATCGTCGCTGCGATGCTGGCACTCACGGGCGCGTTGGCGTTGGCCTGCTTTGCGAAGGCCTTCGGCATGTCGTTTCTGGCGCAGCCGCGCAGTACGCATGCCCGTCATGCGAGGGAAGTGCCGCTGTCGATGCGCATCGGGATGGGCCTCTTGGCGGGGACCTGTGTCCTGCTCGGTCTGGCTCCCATGCTGGTCGTCCCCTTGCTGGACCGGATCACCGGTCCACTGACGGGGGTGGCGATCGGCGCAAAGGTGCTGGCGCTCGACGGCTGGGTCGTCGCGCCGGTGACGGTGGAGTTCTCCAGTATTTCGATGCCGGTGCTGGCCGCGCTCTTGGTCGGATCGGGGGCCTTGGGATTGCTGTTGGCCAGGATGATCGGGAAGCCCCTGCGCATACGCTACTACAAGACGTGGGGTTGCGGGCTGAATCTCACGCCTCGCATGGAATATACCGCCACCGGCTTCGTCCAACCGATCAAGCGGGTTTTCGGGACCATCTATCGGCCAACAGTGAAACTGGAGACGGAGTTTCTGGAACAGTCGAAGTATTTCATCAAGCACCAGCGGTTCGAATTCCACATCGAGCCGCTCTTCGAGAAATATCTGTACAAGCCGGTCGTGGCCTTTCTGCTGGCGATGGCGGACCGGTTGCGCATCATCCAGGCCGGCAGCCTCCATCTTTACCTTGCCTATATTTTTGTGACGCTGGTCCTGTTGTTGCTGTGGGCCGTCTAG
- a CDS encoding Peptidase M50, with protein sequence MSRDESDESRFSDEPTPASVEDSEEDEWGEEERPLFSSVILPGMLFLLTVFTVLWAGAYQTNSNPLVGPWNFLVDDPRALWRGVPFAATLLGILVTHELGHYVLSRIHSVPASLPLFIPGLPHFVGTFGAIIRMRAPVTDRRALFDIGVAGPIAGFVVAVIALVIGLRLSTVVPVQTGYGLHLGEPLLLQFVSWLVIGPLPPTADVVLHPIGFAAWFGLFITSLNLLPIGQLDGGHVAYALWGSRQRNVAIALVPILMLFGWLGWKGWFLWVGLAGMMGLAHPPVRNPDRELGGARVLVGWAALVIFALTFSWEPFVLR encoded by the coding sequence ATGAGCCGTGACGAGTCGGATGAGAGCCGGTTTTCGGATGAGCCGACTCCTGCCTCGGTGGAGGACAGCGAAGAGGATGAGTGGGGCGAAGAAGAGCGGCCGCTCTTCTCCAGTGTGATCCTCCCGGGAATGCTGTTCCTCTTGACCGTCTTTACCGTGCTCTGGGCCGGCGCCTACCAAACCAACAGCAATCCGCTGGTCGGACCCTGGAATTTTCTCGTCGATGATCCGCGCGCCTTGTGGCGGGGAGTTCCGTTCGCCGCCACGCTCCTGGGCATCTTGGTGACCCATGAACTCGGCCATTATGTGCTCTCGCGCATCCACTCTGTGCCGGCGTCGCTTCCGCTGTTCATACCGGGGTTGCCGCATTTCGTCGGGACGTTCGGCGCCATCATCCGGATGAGGGCCCCGGTGACCGATCGCCGGGCGTTGTTCGATATCGGAGTCGCCGGACCGATCGCCGGCTTTGTGGTGGCGGTGATCGCGTTGGTGATCGGCCTTCGGCTCTCCACGGTGGTGCCGGTCCAAACCGGTTACGGCCTCCACCTCGGAGAACCGCTGCTCCTTCAATTCGTCTCGTGGCTCGTGATCGGTCCGCTTCCGCCCACCGCGGATGTGGTCCTCCATCCGATCGGGTTTGCCGCCTGGTTCGGGCTCTTCATCACCTCGCTCAACCTGCTTCCGATCGGGCAACTCGACGGCGGCCACGTCGCCTACGCCCTGTGGGGGTCCAGGCAACGCAATGTCGCCATCGCCCTCGTGCCGATCCTCATGCTGTTCGGTTGGCTGGGATGGAAGGGCTGGTTCTTGTGGGTGGGATTGGCCGGCATGATGGGGTTGGCCCATCCTCCCGTGCGAAACCCCGACCGTGAGTTGGGGGGCGCCCGTGTGCTCGTCGGATGGGCCGCTCTGGTTATTTTTGCGCTGACGTTCTCATGGGAACCGTTCGTGCTTCGTTGA
- a CDS encoding Hydrogenase-4 component C: protein MLQVLLVAVQLILLLALSPFIVGLIRKVKARLQCRRGAGVLQPYADLAKLFRKEPVISSTTSWIFTAAPYIVFASTVAAGLLMPVFVSRSPFNFAGNIIALVYLLALGTFFMILAGLDAGSAFGGMGSSREAIVATLAEPAMMLSILAIALTAGSTNLSTIVHKSALLEGVVLAPPAHLMALAALFIVTLAETGRVPVDNPATHLELTMIHEAMVLEYSGRYLALMEWAAGIKLLVFLTLIVNVFAPWGIATSLTPSSVALGVVVYLLKVSGLAVVIGVIESMFAKLRLFRVPELLGAAFILSLLALVFFYTLRG from the coding sequence ATGCTGCAGGTGCTGCTGGTCGCCGTTCAATTGATCCTGTTGTTGGCCCTCTCTCCGTTCATCGTCGGGCTGATTCGAAAGGTCAAGGCGCGACTGCAATGCCGTCGCGGAGCCGGCGTACTCCAGCCCTATGCCGACTTGGCCAAGTTGTTCAGAAAAGAGCCGGTGATCTCCTCGACCACGTCCTGGATTTTTACCGCCGCCCCCTACATCGTGTTCGCCTCCACGGTCGCGGCGGGCCTGTTGATGCCGGTGTTTGTCTCTCGCAGCCCGTTCAATTTCGCCGGCAATATCATCGCACTTGTCTATCTGCTGGCACTGGGGACGTTCTTCATGATTCTGGCCGGACTGGATGCCGGATCGGCGTTCGGAGGAATGGGCAGCAGCCGTGAAGCCATCGTCGCGACGCTGGCCGAGCCGGCCATGATGCTGTCCATCCTGGCCATCGCGCTCACGGCCGGGTCCACGAATTTGAGCACCATCGTCCACAAGTCCGCATTGCTGGAAGGAGTCGTGCTGGCCCCGCCTGCACATTTGATGGCGCTGGCGGCGCTGTTCATCGTGACCCTTGCGGAGACCGGCCGCGTGCCGGTGGACAATCCCGCGACGCACCTCGAGCTGACGATGATCCACGAAGCCATGGTCCTCGAATATTCCGGACGGTACCTGGCGCTGATGGAATGGGCGGCGGGGATCAAACTGCTCGTGTTCCTGACCTTGATCGTGAATGTTTTCGCGCCTTGGGGGATTGCGACGAGCCTGACGCCGTCGTCGGTTGCACTGGGCGTCGTGGTGTATCTGCTGAAGGTATCCGGCCTCGCCGTCGTGATCGGCGTGATCGAATCGATGTTCGCCAAGTTGCGGCTGTTTCGAGTGCCGGAATTGTTGGGCGCGGCGTTCATTCTGTCGCTGCTCGCGCTGGTGTTCTTCTATACGTTGAGAGGGTGA
- a CDS encoding Hydrogenase-4 component F: MWPVIVLLAGPVVAGLLSLVIHRARLLHVVNFSTMLALAVAETALTGLVLADGSVTTLGTLVYVDALSDFILAIITAIGLSCSLYMWSYMDDQVARGIIAPKRLSLFFFLFHMFLFAMVGATMANSLGVQWVALEGTTLATTFLIAFFRKRESLEAGWKYLILCSVGIALALFGVVLTYYSSVRVLSDVSAALNITALTAVANQLDPNVLKLAFIFVLVGYGTKVGLVPMHTWLPDAYAEAPAPIAAMLAGVLETVAVYTLLRSKVLVDQALSPTFSGNLLITFGLLSFVVAALFVLIQHNYKRLFAYSSIEHMGLAMIGFGVGGFVGTFGGLFHLLNHALAKALAFFVAGNIHRRFDTLEIDGVRGLARSQPITAAAILVAGCALAGLPPFSPFVSELLVVSAVAAQDFASDTVQVGRFVTLSISDEMRSLGIVALFLLFGVVLFGGFMYRIGTMVWGAPPPGSLQGEPWTVGHVPVMVIVGALIGLGFMLPEPIRTLLTRAVNVIVVR; encoded by the coding sequence ATGTGGCCGGTGATCGTGTTGTTGGCCGGGCCGGTGGTCGCCGGGCTGCTCAGCCTGGTGATCCATCGTGCGCGCCTGCTGCATGTCGTGAATTTTTCGACCATGCTGGCGCTGGCCGTCGCCGAGACGGCCCTGACCGGGCTGGTGTTGGCGGACGGGTCGGTCACGACGCTGGGAACCTTGGTCTATGTGGACGCGCTGTCGGATTTTATTCTGGCCATCATCACCGCCATCGGATTGTCCTGCTCACTTTACATGTGGTCCTACATGGACGACCAGGTCGCTCGCGGAATCATCGCGCCGAAACGCCTGAGCCTCTTCTTTTTCCTCTTCCACATGTTCCTCTTCGCGATGGTGGGGGCGACGATGGCGAACAGCCTGGGTGTGCAGTGGGTGGCGTTGGAGGGCACGACGCTGGCGACGACGTTCTTGATCGCCTTCTTCCGGAAGCGCGAATCCCTGGAGGCGGGCTGGAAATATTTGATTCTCTGTTCAGTGGGCATCGCCCTCGCCCTGTTCGGTGTCGTCCTGACCTACTACTCCTCCGTGCGAGTCCTGAGTGATGTGAGTGCGGCGCTCAACATCACGGCGTTGACCGCTGTGGCGAATCAGTTGGATCCCAATGTGCTCAAGCTGGCGTTTATTTTCGTCCTCGTCGGGTACGGCACGAAGGTGGGCCTGGTTCCCATGCATACCTGGTTGCCGGACGCCTATGCGGAGGCGCCCGCGCCGATTGCAGCGATGTTGGCCGGGGTGTTGGAGACCGTGGCGGTCTATACCCTGCTGCGCAGCAAGGTCCTTGTGGACCAGGCGCTTTCCCCCACGTTCAGCGGCAACTTGCTCATCACGTTCGGGCTCCTCTCGTTTGTCGTGGCGGCCCTGTTCGTGCTCATCCAGCACAACTACAAACGGCTCTTCGCCTATTCGAGCATCGAACATATGGGATTGGCCATGATCGGCTTCGGGGTCGGCGGATTTGTCGGCACGTTCGGCGGGCTCTTCCACTTGCTCAACCACGCCTTGGCCAAGGCGCTGGCATTTTTCGTCGCCGGCAATATTCACCGGCGCTTCGACACGTTGGAAATCGACGGCGTGCGGGGGCTGGCGCGATCGCAGCCGATTACTGCCGCGGCGATTCTGGTGGCCGGATGCGCGCTGGCCGGCCTGCCGCCGTTCTCGCCCTTCGTCAGCGAGTTGCTGGTTGTGTCGGCGGTGGCTGCGCAGGACTTCGCGTCCGATACGGTGCAGGTCGGACGATTCGTGACGCTGTCGATCTCCGACGAGATGCGGAGCCTCGGCATCGTGGCGTTGTTTCTGTTGTTCGGCGTCGTCCTGTTCGGAGGGTTCATGTATCGCATCGGCACGATGGTTTGGGGCGCTCCACCGCCAGGCAGCCTACAGGGCGAACCCTGGACGGTCGGCCATGTGCCGGTGATGGTAATTGTCGGGGCCCTGATCGGATTGGGATTCATGCTTCCTGAGCCGATCCGGACCCTGCTGACCAGGGCCGTCAACGTTATAGTGGTGAGGTGA
- a CDS encoding MBL-fold metallo-hydrolase superfamily — MGQRRTIADVARASGVSESEWTELERGHVPRRREQVSAVAQALGLRADPLVQVADGWTPQALPASVPHLETVLGSIGGYEVKGYVVHDRGEAIVIDTAYNPTAMLDLLARRNLRLRAICLTHGHSDHAEGIENILKAVPVPVYLGPDDLALLGWRPSHEVLKVPGDGKLLQVGGLTVRFMTTPGHTPGGICYRVEQAGRPICFVGDTLFAGSIGRSNPAGLYQTHLDSVRRRVLTLPHDTLLYPGHGPATTVEEELLHNPFAT; from the coding sequence ATGGGCCAGCGGCGAACGATTGCCGACGTGGCGCGCGCGAGCGGTGTGTCCGAATCTGAATGGACTGAGCTCGAACGGGGCCATGTCCCGCGTCGTCGCGAGCAGGTATCAGCCGTGGCCCAGGCGCTCGGCCTGAGGGCGGACCCCCTTGTGCAAGTCGCCGATGGTTGGACCCCTCAGGCGCTGCCCGCATCGGTCCCCCATCTCGAGACCGTGCTGGGTTCGATCGGCGGCTACGAGGTCAAGGGTTACGTCGTGCACGATCGTGGCGAAGCCATCGTGATTGATACTGCCTACAACCCCACTGCGATGTTGGACCTCCTCGCACGGCGGAATCTCCGGCTGCGTGCGATCTGTCTGACCCACGGCCATTCCGACCATGCCGAGGGCATCGAGAATATCTTGAAGGCCGTGCCTGTGCCTGTCTATCTCGGTCCGGACGATCTCGCTCTCCTCGGTTGGCGCCCGTCGCACGAGGTCCTGAAGGTGCCGGGGGATGGTAAGCTGCTGCAGGTCGGTGGCCTGACGGTGCGGTTCATGACGACGCCGGGCCATACGCCGGGCGGGATCTGTTATCGCGTGGAGCAGGCGGGCCGACCGATCTGTTTCGTGGGTGATACCCTGTTCGCCGGTTCGATCGGCCGTTCGAATCCGGCCGGGCTCTACCAGACTCATCTGGACTCGGTCCGCCGGCGGGTGCTGACGCTCCCCCATGACACGCTGCTCTATCCCGGACACGGGCCGGCGACAACCGTTGAGGAAGAATTGCTCCACAACCCGTTCGCGACGTAA
- a CDS encoding Hydrogenase-4 component G has translation MGDVRQAVEQLRAAFAQAITEVGSLHGIPMLRLDKRDVPTVAHFIHTHPGLRGSLSLLWAVDHRPREARDELCYLFTLAECKDWLLLATDLPGGEREFSSITPALHAAKWYEREVRDLFGLIPVGHPDMRRLVRHEHWPKGTHPLKKDFPWNRVLERVQGQYAFRKIQGEGVFEVPVGPIHAGIIEPGHFRFSVAGEPIMQLELRHFWKHRGVEKLFEQQQLTAAVPLSERVSGDTTVGHSLAYCQAVETLLGMEVPQRARYLRSLFLELERLHNHIGDVGAICNDTAYVLAHAHCGRMKERLMQLNDRLAGSRFLRGVNCVGGVAVDVTDAQAAQVVTELDAIEGDFAAIEKILFANASLTERLENTGVLTERIAWDHAVVGIVGRASGMDRDIRRDRPFAAYDELQPKVALYRYGDVRARMRVRLDEVHESIRLVREIRRRLPQGPLTVRPRREPVSGEWAISAVEGWRGEILYVVMAGELGRIHRCKVRDPSFVNWPAIQWAALGNIVPDFPLINKSFNLSYAGNDL, from the coding sequence GTGGGCGATGTACGTCAGGCGGTCGAGCAACTGAGGGCGGCCTTCGCGCAAGCCATCACCGAGGTGGGCTCCCTGCACGGCATCCCGATGCTGAGGCTGGATAAGCGAGACGTGCCGACAGTCGCCCATTTCATCCATACGCATCCCGGTCTGCGCGGGTCGCTCTCACTGCTCTGGGCGGTCGATCATCGCCCTCGCGAGGCGCGCGACGAACTCTGCTATCTCTTCACCCTGGCGGAGTGCAAAGACTGGCTGTTGCTCGCCACGGATCTTCCGGGCGGTGAACGGGAATTTTCGTCGATCACGCCGGCCCTCCATGCGGCGAAATGGTACGAACGCGAGGTCCGCGACCTGTTCGGCCTGATTCCCGTCGGGCATCCGGACATGCGGCGGCTTGTCCGCCATGAGCATTGGCCGAAAGGCACCCATCCGCTCAAGAAGGACTTTCCCTGGAACAGGGTGTTGGAACGGGTCCAAGGGCAGTACGCGTTCCGGAAGATTCAAGGCGAGGGTGTCTTCGAGGTTCCCGTCGGTCCGATCCATGCGGGCATCATCGAGCCGGGCCATTTCCGGTTCTCGGTCGCCGGTGAGCCGATCATGCAACTCGAACTGCGTCATTTCTGGAAACATCGAGGGGTTGAAAAATTGTTCGAGCAACAGCAGCTGACGGCGGCGGTACCGTTGTCCGAACGAGTCTCCGGCGATACGACCGTCGGCCACAGTCTGGCCTATTGTCAGGCGGTCGAGACATTGCTTGGAATGGAAGTGCCGCAGCGTGCCCGCTACCTGCGCAGTCTCTTTCTTGAACTCGAGCGGTTGCACAACCACATCGGCGATGTCGGGGCCATCTGCAACGATACAGCCTATGTCCTCGCCCATGCCCACTGCGGGCGGATGAAAGAGCGACTCATGCAGCTCAATGATCGCCTGGCCGGTTCGCGCTTTCTCCGCGGCGTCAATTGCGTTGGAGGAGTCGCCGTCGACGTGACCGACGCGCAGGCCGCTCAGGTGGTGACGGAGTTGGACGCCATCGAGGGGGACTTTGCCGCGATCGAGAAGATTCTGTTTGCGAATGCCTCTCTCACGGAACGGCTGGAGAACACGGGGGTCCTCACGGAACGTATTGCCTGGGACCATGCGGTGGTGGGAATCGTCGGCCGTGCATCCGGCATGGACAGGGATATTCGGCGCGATCGACCCTTCGCCGCCTACGACGAACTTCAACCGAAGGTGGCTCTTTATCGGTATGGCGACGTTCGTGCCAGGATGCGGGTGCGATTGGATGAGGTGCATGAGTCGATCCGCCTGGTTCGTGAGATCCGCCGGCGTCTGCCGCAGGGGCCGTTGACCGTCCGGCCGAGGCGGGAGCCGGTGTCTGGCGAATGGGCGATCTCGGCCGTCGAAGGCTGGCGAGGCGAGATTCTTTATGTGGTCATGGCAGGAGAGCTGGGACGAATTCATCGGTGCAAAGTGCGCGACCCGTCTTTCGTCAATTGGCCGGCGATTCAATGGGCGGCGCTCGGCAATATCGTGCCGGATTTCCCGTTGATCAATAAGAGCTTCAACCTGTCCTATGCGGGGAACGATTTGTGA
- a CDS encoding Hydrogenase-4 component E produces the protein MPVSTHLGSQLVDLCSVLLLLCCFAIVAQRRLSACVDLFALQSVFLAATAALVAFLTGHRHIYFAAALTIVIKVIVLPRILRKVIERLNVSRELVMNVNVPAGLLICGALVIVAFFITQPIIPLGYLLTRDSLAIALAIVLIGFFTMIARKKAVTQMVGFLVMENGVFLGATAAAYGMPLIVELGVFFDVLVAGLIVGIYTHRLQDAFDSVDTGALTVLKE, from the coding sequence GTGCCGGTCTCGACTCATCTCGGTTCGCAACTCGTAGACCTCTGCTCGGTGCTCCTGCTGCTCTGTTGTTTTGCCATCGTGGCGCAACGCCGTCTTTCCGCCTGCGTGGATCTGTTCGCGCTTCAGTCGGTCTTCCTCGCGGCGACCGCGGCGCTCGTCGCGTTTCTGACCGGCCATCGGCACATTTATTTCGCGGCGGCTCTTACGATCGTCATCAAAGTCATCGTGCTCCCCCGCATTCTGCGGAAGGTCATCGAACGGCTCAATGTGTCGCGGGAGCTGGTGATGAACGTCAACGTTCCCGCGGGCCTGTTGATCTGCGGAGCGCTGGTGATCGTCGCGTTCTTCATCACACAGCCCATCATTCCCTTGGGATATCTCCTGACGCGGGACTCCCTGGCCATTGCCTTGGCCATCGTCTTGATCGGATTTTTTACCATGATCGCGCGCAAGAAAGCGGTCACGCAAATGGTCGGATTCCTGGTCATGGAGAACGGGGTATTTCTGGGGGCGACCGCGGCTGCCTATGGGATGCCGCTGATCGTCGAACTGGGTGTCTTCTTCGATGTCCTGGTGGCGGGTTTGATCGTCGGGATCTACACGCACCGGCTCCAGGACGCCTTCGACAGCGTCGATACCGGCGCCTTGACGGTGCTGAAGGAATGA